A region of the Pseudomonas asiatica genome:
AGCTGATTGCCGAGGGTGGGTTGTATGCCAAGCTTTACGGGCACCTGCAGCAGAGCTGAATTTGTGGCAGCCTGTGCGGGCCCCTGTGGGAGCGGCCTTGCGTCGCGAAAGGGCCGCAAAGCGGCCCCAGACAATCAAGGCAGGTGCAGAAATTGCCGGGGCTGCTTTGCAGCCCTTTCGCGACGCAAGGCCGCTCCCACAGTGCCAGTACAGGCCATATGCAAATCACCCCCTTTCCTGCCATAAAAAACCCAACCGCCGGGATGGCAAATGGCCTACGCTGTGCTTTGTCTGGGTTGATTTGCGCCTTATCTGCTCTGTGACAGGGACTCCATGAAGGGACATCGCACTCTAGAAGCGCCAAAGTTGCTCGGCATCACCTGGCCCTTCATCGCCGTTGTGGTCTTCCAGGTAGCCTTGGGCAGCCTCAGCCTTTATACGCTCTCGGCCGTGCGTGCCTATGTCGCGGGCGAAAGCCTTTGGTCCAAGGCGCAGAAAGACGCCATCTACTACCTCAACCTGTACGCCGAAACCCGCGACGACAGCACCTACCATCGCTATCGCCAGGCCATCACCGTGCCCCAGGGCGACCACCAGCTGCGCGAAGTGCTGGACCAGCCCAGCCCCGACCTGGACGCCGCGCGCCAGGCCGTGCTGCAAGGCGGCAACCACCCCGACGATGTCGAGCGGATCATCTGGTTCTACCGCAACTTCCGCAACGTCAGTTACATGCAGACGGCCATCGACTACTGGGACATCGGCGACGACTACCTGGGCAAGCTGGATATGCTGGCCATGGAAATGCGCAGCAGCTTCGCCGCTGGCCCGGTGGACGCCCGCACGGTCAGCGACTGGAAGGCGCGCATCGTCACCATCAACGAAGGGGTAACCCCGGCCGCCAAGGCGTTCAGCGATGCCTTGGGCGAGGGCTCGCGCATGTTGCTGCGGGTGCTGCTGATCACCAACCTGCTGACCGCGATGTTCCTGATTGCCATTGCCTGGCGCCGCTCCAGCAAGCTGTTGGCCCAGCGCCAGGCCTTTGCCAGTGCCCTGCAGGAAGAAAAGGAGCGGGCGCAGATCACCCTGCAGGCCATTGGCGATGCGGTGATTACCGCTGACGTGGAAGGCAGTATCGGCTACATGAACCCCGCCGCCGAGCAACTGACCCACTGGCAGGCCGGTCATGCCCAGGGCCTGCCGCTTTCGGCGCTGTTCAGCCTGGTGGACGAGCAGGCCGAGGAAGACGGCCGCAGCCTGGTCGAACAGGTGCTCAGCGGCAGCCTCAAGGGTGGCGCCGAGCATGCCCGGCTGATCCAGCGCCTGGACGGTAGCACCGTGTCGGTCAACCTGGTCGGTTCGCCGATCGTCAATGACGGCCAGGTCAGCGGCATCGTGCTGGTGCTGCACGACATGACCCAGGAGCGCCAGTACATCGCCAACCTGTCCTGGCAGGCGACCCACGACGCCCTGACCGGCCTGGCCAACCGCCGCGAGTTCGAATACCGCCTGGAGCAGGCGCTCAATGACCTGGCGCGCCAGGCCGGGCGGCATTCGCTGATGTTCCTCGACCTCGACCAGTTCAAGCTGGTCAACGATACCTGCGGGCATGCCGCTGGCGACGAGCTGCTGCGGCACATCTGCGCCGTGCTGCAGTCCGGCCTGCGCGAGGGCGACACCCTGGCCCGGCTGGGGGGTGACGAATTCGGCGTGCTGCTGGAAAACTGCCCGCCCGATCAGGCCGAGCGCATTGCCGAGCAGCTGCGCCAGCTGGTGCAGAGCCTGCATTTCGTGTGGAAAGGGCGGCCGTTCGTCACCACCGTCAGCGTCGGCCTGGTGCATATGGCCCAGTCCCCCGGCACCCTCGAAACCTCGCTGCGTGCCGCCGACATGGCCTGCTACATGGCCAAGGAAAAGGGCCGCAACCGTGTGCAGGTGTACCATGCCGACGACAGCGAGCTGTCCATGCGCTTTGGCGAAATGGCCTGGATCCAGCGCTTGCACGTGGCCCTGGAAGAAAACCGCTTCTGCCTGTACGCCCAGGAAATCGCCCCGCTGAAAACCTTCGAAGGCCCCGGCCATATCGAGATCCTGCTACGCCTGCACGACGAAAGCGGCCGTACCATCCTGCCCAGCAGCTTCATCCCGGCGGCCGAGCGCTACGGCCTGATGACCGCGCTGGACCGCTGGGTGGTGCGCAATGTGTTCCTGGTCATCCGCCAGTGCCTGGACGAAGGGCGCGAGGGGCCGCTGTCGATCTGTGCGATCAACCTGTCGGGGTCGAGCATTGGCGATGACAAGTTCCTCGAATACCTGCAACGCCTGTTCGTCGAATACGCCATTCCGCCGCGGATGATCTGTTTCGAAATCACCGAAACCAGCGCCATAGCCAACCTTGGCAGCGCCATCCGCTTCATCAACGAGTTGAAAGGGCTGGGTTGTCGCTTCTCGCTCGATGATTTCTGCGCTGGCATGTCGTCGTTCGCCTATCTCAAGCATTTGCCCGTGGATTACCTGAAGATCGACGGTAGTTTCGTCAAGGACATGCTCGACGACCCGGTCAACCGGGCCATGGTCGAGGTCATCAACCACATCGGTCACGTAATGGGCAAGCGCACCATTGCCGAATTCGTCGAAACACCCTTGATCGAGCAGGCCTTGCAGGAAATTGGCGTGGATTACGCCCAGGGCTACCTCATCGAACGCCCCCAGGTGTTCACCTGTGACAGTCTGCAGCGCCAACGGATCGCCGCCCGGCCTCTGTTGCAGCGGGCACCTGGCACGTTTCGCTAGCTAGAAATCACAAGGATCAAGGAGCTGAAAGTGATTGACGCATTCGTTCGTATCGGGCCTTTGATGGATCCCGCCAGCTACCCCCAATGGGCCCAGCAACTGATTGAAGACTGCCGCGAGAGCAAGCGCCGGGTAGTCGAGCATGAGTTCTACGCGCGCCTGCGCGATGGCCAGTTGAAGCAATCGACCATTCGCCAGTACCTGATCGGTGGCTGGCCGGTGGTGGAGCAGTTTTCGCTCTACATGGCTCACAACCTGACCAAGACCCGCTATGGCCGTCACCAGGGCGAAGACATGGCGCGGCGCTGGCTGATGCGCAACATCCGTGTCGAGCTCAACCACGCCGACTACTGGGTGAACTGGTGCCAGGCGCATGGCGTGCACCTGCACGAGCTGCAGGCCCAGGATGTGCCGCCAGAGCTGAACGGCCTGAATGACTGGTGCTGGCGCGTGTGCGCCACCGAGAACCTGGCCATTTCCATGGCGGCGACCAACTACGCCATCGAAGGTGCGACCGGTGAATGGTCGGCGGTGGTGTGCTCCACCGACACCTATGCGCTGGGCTTCCCGGAGGATCAGCGCAAGCGGGCGATGAAGTGGCTGAAGATGCATGCCCAGTATGACGACGCGCACCCGTGGGAGGCGCTGGAGATCATCTGCACCCTGGCCGGCGAGAACCCGACCCAGGGGCTGCGCAATGAACTGCGCAAGGCGATTTGCAAGAGTTATGACTGCATGTACCTGTTCCTGGAGCGGTGCATGCAGCTGGAAGGGCGCCAGCAGGGGCGCATGCGCCCGGTGTTGGCAGCGGGCTGATCGCTCTCCTGTCCCGGCCTCTTCGCGGGTAAACCCGCTCCCACAAGTACTGCGCTGCCCTCATGGGCGGTGAATAACCCTGTGGGAGCGGGTTCACCCGCGAAAGGGCCGGTACAGGCAAAAGCCTTACTGGGCGTTGAACGCCTGCCCATTCACCCCTTTGCTGTCCGGCCCCATCAGGTACAGGTACACCGGCATGATCTCTTCCGGCAGCGGGTTGTTCTGCGGGTTTTCGCTAGGGTAGGCCTGCGCCCGCATCGCCGTGCGCGTGGCGCCCGGGTTGATGCTGTTGGAGCGCACCGGTGCCACGCCTTCCAGTTCATCGGCCAGGGTTTGCATCAGGCCCTCGGTGGCGAACTTGGACACGCCATAGGCGCCCCAGTAGGCCCGGCCCTTGCGCCCGACGCTGCTGCTGGTGAACACCACCGAAGCGTCTTCCGACAGCTTCAGCAGCGGCAGCAGGGTGCTGGTGAGCATGAAGGTGGCATCGACGTTGATGTGCATCACGCGCATGAAGTTGTCACCCGACAGCTGTTCCAGCGGCGTGCGCGGGCCGATGATCGAAGCGTTGTTCAGCAGGCCGTCGAGGCGGCCGAACTGGTCTTCGATCATCACCGCCAGTTCGTCGTACTGGTGGGGCAGGGCGGTTTCCAGGTTGAACGGGATCACCACCGGTTGCGGGTGCCCGGCGGCTTCGATCTGGTCGTAGACCTCGTTCAGGTTGGCCTCGGTCTTGCCCAGCAGCAGCACAGTGGCGCCCAGCGCAGCGTAGGCCTTGGCGGCAGCGGCGCCGATGCCGCGGCCGGCACCGGTAACCAGGATGACCCGGCCTTGCAGCAGGTCGGGGCGGGCGGTGTAGTCGAACATGGTAGGTCCTTCGAGTTCGTTGGCGCGGCACCGTCCCCTGTGGGAGCGGGTTTACCCGCGAATGCGTACTATCAGACGCCGGTGTCGCCTGGGCTGGCGCATTCGCGGGTGAACCCGCTCCCACAGGGGCTGTGCTGCGGTCTAGACGGGGTTCAGCAGCCGCACAGCGCGCTGTCGATCACTTTGCGCAGTTCCAGCGGGTGGTCCACCACCACGTCGGCGCCCCAGTTGTTGGGGTTGTCCTCTGGATGAATATAGCCGTAGCGCACCGCCGCCGTGCGGGTGCCGGCGTCGCGGCCAGACTCGATGTCGCGCAGGTCGTCGCCGACGAACAGCACGCTGGCCGGGTCCAGGCCGAGGGTCTTGCAGGCGAGGATCAGCGGCTCGGGGTCGGGCTTGCTGTTCTTGACATGGTCCGGGCAGATCAGCAGCGCCGAACGCTCGGCCAGGCCCAGTTGCTGCATGATCGGCTCGGCGAAGCGCACCGGCTTGTTGGTGACCACGCCCCACAGCAGGTTGCCTTTCTCGATGTCGGCCAGCAGCTCGGCCATGCCGTCGAACAGCTTGCTGTGCACCGCGCAGTCGCGCTGGTAGCGCTCGAGGAACTCCAGGCGCAGGGCCTCGAAGCCTTCGGCATCCGGGCTCATGGCGAAGGTCGCGGCGACCATCGCCCGGGCGCCGCCCGAGATCACGTCGCGGATCAGCTTGTCATCGACGGCCGGCAGGCCGCGCTCGGCGAGCATGGCCTGGCAGATGGCGATGAAGTCCGGCGCCGTGTCGAGCAAGGTGCCGTCCATGTCGAAGAGTACTGCTTGCAAACGCATGCTTATTCCTCGCGCAGGGTCTGGATCATGTAGTTGACGTCGACGTCGCTACTGAGCTTGTAGTGCTTGGTCAGCGGGTTGTAGGTCAGGCCGATGATGTCCTTCACCTGCAGGCCGGCAACGCGGCTCCAGGCGCCCAGCTCGGACGGGCGGATGAACTTCTTGAAGTCGTGGGTGCCGCGCGGCAGCATCTTCAGGATGTACTCGGCGCCGACGATGGCCAGCAGGTAGGCCTTGGGGTTGCGGTTGATGGTGGAGAAGAACACCTGGCCGCCAGGCTTGACCATGCGGTAGCAGGCGCGGATGACCGAAGACGGGTCGGGCACGTGCTCGAGCATTTCCAGGCAGGTGACCACGTCGAACTGTTCAGGCATTTCCTCGGCCAGGGCTTCGGCGGTGATCTGCCGGTATTCCACCTGGACGCCCGACTCCAGCTGGTGCAGCTGGGCCACGGCCAGTGGCGCTTCGCCCATGTCGATGCCGGTGACCGTGGCGCCGCGCAGGGCCATCGCCTCACTGAGGATGCCGCCGCCGCAACCCACGTCCAGCACTTTCTTGCCGGCGAGGCTGGCGCGCTCGTCGATCCAGTTGACGCGCAGCGGGTTGATTTCGTGCAGCGGCTTGAACTCGCTTTCGCGGTCCCACCAGCGGTGGGCCAGCGCTTCGAACTTGGCGATTTCGGCGCGGTCGACGTTGCTCATTAGAACAGTCCTCTGAAACTTCGCAAAATTGCGCCGGAGTATACCCGAGCGCTCGGCCCCGAGGGTCGCTATAATCGCCGGCTTTTGATATCCGAACGACGGGGAGAGGCGATGCGCGAGCGACTTTTGGCGGCGGAGAAGGTGACCGGGATCCGCTGGCAGGGCGGCGTCTTGCACCTGCTCGACCAGCGCCTGCTGCCGTCGGAAGAGCGCTGGCTGGCCTGCGACAATGTCGCGCAGGTGGCGGCGGCGATCCGCGACATGGCCGTGCGCGGCGCCTCGGCCATCGGCATTGCCGCGGCCTATGGCCTGGTGCTGGCCTTGGAAGAGCGGCTGGCCGAGGGTGGCGACTGGGAAATGGACCTGGAAGAAGACTTCCTTGTCCTGGCTGAAGCGCGCCCTACCGCCGCCAACCTGTTCTGGGCGCTGAACCGCATGCGTGAGCGCCTGCAGCGCCTGCGTCCGGACGAAGGCGTGCTGGCGGCGCTGGAGGCCGAAGCGGTGGCCATTCACGAAAGCGACCGCGAAGCCAACCTGACCATGGCCCAGCACGGTATCGAGCTGATCCGCCGCCACCAGGGCAACGCCCAGGCCCTGCTCACCTACGGCAACGCCGGCGCCCTGGCCTGTGGTGGTTTCGGCACCGCGCTGGGGGTGATCCGCGCTGGTTACCTGGAGGGCATGGTCGAGCGGGTGTATGCCGGCGAGACCCGCCCCTGGCTGCATGGTTCGCGCCTGACTGCCTGGGAGCTGGCCAACGAGGGCATTCCAGTGACCCTGTGCGCCGACTCGGCGCTGGCCCACCTGATGAAGAGCAAGGGCATCACCTGGGTGGTGGTGGGCGCGGACTGCATCGCCGCCAACGGCGACGTGGCCAGCAAGATCGGCACCTACCAGCTGGCGGTCAGCGCCATGCACCACGGCGTACGTTTCATGGTGGTGGCGCCGAGCACCAGCATCGACCTGAACCTGGCCACGGGCGAGGACATCCCGCTGGAAGAGCGCGCTGCCGACGAGTTGCTGGACATTGGCGGCACCCGCGTGGCGCCGGATGTCGAGGTGTTCAACCCGGTGTTCGACGTGACCCCGGCGGACTTGATCGACGTGATCGTGACCGAGCGCGGCATCGTCGAGCGGCCGGATGCCGCCAAACTGGCACAATTGATCTGCCGCAAGCGCCTGCATTGATATTCGTGGCGCCTATGCCGGCCTCTTCGCGGGTAAACCCGCTCCCACAGGGATAGCACAAGGCCTGAGGGCGGTGGTGTACCTGTGGGAGCGGGTTTACCCGCGAAGAGGCCGGCACAGGCTATAAAAAATCCAGATTCAACCTCGTGTGAGGCCACCTGCCACATCTCCCCACCGCCCCTGCCTTTGTGATAACATCCGGCAGTTTCCAAGACCGCCCACCACGGCGGCCTTCATTGCGCAGATCCATGGCACAACTCATTGATTTGTCGTAAGTCGTCGCACCCTTATGCGCTGCGGCGGCGAGCTTCGTTCGGCCCTTGATGGAGCTGCGAAGTTTCACCAGAAAAAGGAATCAGGCTTCTCATGGGCGAACTGGCCAAAGAAATCCTCCCGGTCAATATCGAAGACGAACTGAGACAGTCTTACCTCGACTACGCGATGAGCGTGATTGTCGGGCGAGCGCTGCCCGATGCGCGTGACGGCTTGAAGCCCGTGCATCGTCGCGTTCTCTATGCGATGAGCGAACTGGGCAACGACTGGAACAAGCCGTACAAGAAATCCGCCCGTGTGGTCGGTGACGTGATCGGTAAGTACCACCCGCACGGCGACACTGCGGTCTACGACACCATCGTGCGTATGGCCCAGCCGTTCTCGCTGCGCTACCTGCTGGTCGACGGCCAGGGCAACTTCGGTTCGGTGGACGGCGACAACGCCGCAGCCATGCGATACACCGAAGTGCGCATGGCCAAGCTGGCCCACGAGCTGCTGGCCGACCTGCACAAGGAGACCGTCGACTGGGTGCCCAACTACGACGGCACCGAGCAGATCCCGGCAGTCATGCCGACCCGTATTCCCAACCTGCTGGTCAACGGCTCCAGCGGTATCGCCGTGGGCATGGCGACCAACATCCCGCCGCACAACCTCGGCGAGGTCATCGATGGCTGCCTGGCACTCATCGACAACCCCGACGTCACCATCGATGAGCTGATGCAGCACATCCCTGGCCCGGACTTCCCGACTGCCGGCCTGATCAACGGCCGCCAGGGCATCATCGAGGCCTATCGTACCGGTCGTGGTCGCATCTACATGCGTGCCCGCTCCGAGATCGAAGACATCGACAAGGTCGGTGGCCGCCAGCAGATCGTGGTTACCGAGCTGCCGTACCAGCTGAACAAGGCTCGCCTGATCGAGAAGATCGCCGAGCTGGTCAAAGAGAAGAAGATCGAAGGCATCACCGAGCTGCGCGACGAATCCGACAAGGACGGCATGCGCATCGTCATCGAGCTGCGTCGCGGCGAGGTGCCGGAGGTGGTGCTCAACAACCTCTACCAGCAAACCCAGCTGCAGAGCGTATTCGGCATCAACGTGGTGGCCCTGGTCGACGGCCGTCCGCGCCTGCTCAACCTCAAGGACCTGCTCGAAGCGTTCGTGCGTCACCGCCGTGAAGTGGTGACCCGCCGTACCGTGTTCGAGCTGCGCAAGGCCCGCGAACGCGGCCATATCCTTGAAGGCCAGGCGGTCGCGCTGTCCAACATCGATCCGGTCATCGCCCTGATCAAGGCCTCGCCGACCCCGTCCGAAGCCAAGGAAGCCCTGATCTCCACTGCCTGGGAATCCAGTGCCGTGCAGGTCATGGTCGAGCGCGCCGGCGCCGACTCCTGCCGCCCCGAGGACCTGCCGGAGCAGTACGGCCTGCGTGAAGGCAAGTACTACCTGTCGCCGGAACAGGCCCAGGCCATTCTCGACCTGCGCCTGCACCGCCTGACCGGCCTGGAGCACGAGAAGCTGCTGGCCGAGTACCAGGAAATCCTCGAGCAGATCGGCGAGCTGATCCGCATCCTCAGCAGCGCCGAGCGCCTGATGGAAGTGATCCGCGAAGAGCTGGAAGCCATCCGCGCCGAATATGGCGATGCCCGCCGTACCGAAATCCTCGATGCGCGCCACGACCTCAACTACGGCGACATGATCCCGGAAGAAGAGCGCGTGGTGACCATCTCCCACGGCGGCTACGCCAAGACCCAGCCGCTGTCCGCCTACCAGGCCCAGCGCCGTGGCGGCAAAGGCAAGTCGGCTACCGGGGTGAAGGACGAGGACTACGTCGAGCACCTGCTGGTTGCCAACAGCCATGCCACCCTGCTGCTGTTCTCCAGCAAGGGCAAGGTGTACTGGCTGAAGACCTACGACATCCCTGAAGCGTCCCGCGCCGCCCGCGGCCGCCCGCTGGTCAACCTGTTGCCGCTGGAGGAAGGTGAGCGCATCACCGCCATGCTGCAGATCGACCTCGAGGCCCTGCAGCAGAACGCTGACGCCGACGAAGAGCT
Encoded here:
- a CDS encoding TenA family transcriptional regulator, whose protein sequence is MIDAFVRIGPLMDPASYPQWAQQLIEDCRESKRRVVEHEFYARLRDGQLKQSTIRQYLIGGWPVVEQFSLYMAHNLTKTRYGRHQGEDMARRWLMRNIRVELNHADYWVNWCQAHGVHLHELQAQDVPPELNGLNDWCWRVCATENLAISMAATNYAIEGATGEWSAVVCSTDTYALGFPEDQRKRAMKWLKMHAQYDDAHPWEALEIICTLAGENPTQGLRNELRKAICKSYDCMYLFLERCMQLEGRQQGRMRPVLAAG
- the ubiG gene encoding bifunctional 2-polyprenyl-6-hydroxyphenol methylase/3-demethylubiquinol 3-O-methyltransferase UbiG, which gives rise to MSNVDRAEIAKFEALAHRWWDRESEFKPLHEINPLRVNWIDERASLAGKKVLDVGCGGGILSEAMALRGATVTGIDMGEAPLAVAQLHQLESGVQVEYRQITAEALAEEMPEQFDVVTCLEMLEHVPDPSSVIRACYRMVKPGGQVFFSTINRNPKAYLLAIVGAEYILKMLPRGTHDFKKFIRPSELGAWSRVAGLQVKDIIGLTYNPLTKHYKLSSDVDVNYMIQTLREE
- the mupP gene encoding N-acetylmuramic acid 6-phosphate phosphatase MupP, whose product is MRLQAVLFDMDGTLLDTAPDFIAICQAMLAERGLPAVDDKLIRDVISGGARAMVAATFAMSPDAEGFEALRLEFLERYQRDCAVHSKLFDGMAELLADIEKGNLLWGVVTNKPVRFAEPIMQQLGLAERSALLICPDHVKNSKPDPEPLILACKTLGLDPASVLFVGDDLRDIESGRDAGTRTAAVRYGYIHPEDNPNNWGADVVVDHPLELRKVIDSALCGC
- the mtnA gene encoding S-methyl-5-thioribose-1-phosphate isomerase is translated as MRERLLAAEKVTGIRWQGGVLHLLDQRLLPSEERWLACDNVAQVAAAIRDMAVRGASAIGIAAAYGLVLALEERLAEGGDWEMDLEEDFLVLAEARPTAANLFWALNRMRERLQRLRPDEGVLAALEAEAVAIHESDREANLTMAQHGIELIRRHQGNAQALLTYGNAGALACGGFGTALGVIRAGYLEGMVERVYAGETRPWLHGSRLTAWELANEGIPVTLCADSALAHLMKSKGITWVVVGADCIAANGDVASKIGTYQLAVSAMHHGVRFMVVAPSTSIDLNLATGEDIPLEERAADELLDIGGTRVAPDVEVFNPVFDVTPADLIDVIVTERGIVERPDAAKLAQLICRKRLH
- a CDS encoding YciK family oxidoreductase, with protein sequence MFDYTARPDLLQGRVILVTGAGRGIGAAAAKAYAALGATVLLLGKTEANLNEVYDQIEAAGHPQPVVIPFNLETALPHQYDELAVMIEDQFGRLDGLLNNASIIGPRTPLEQLSGDNFMRVMHINVDATFMLTSTLLPLLKLSEDASVVFTSSSVGRKGRAYWGAYGVSKFATEGLMQTLADELEGVAPVRSNSINPGATRTAMRAQAYPSENPQNNPLPEEIMPVYLYLMGPDSKGVNGQAFNAQ
- a CDS encoding EAL domain-containing protein, producing MKGHRTLEAPKLLGITWPFIAVVVFQVALGSLSLYTLSAVRAYVAGESLWSKAQKDAIYYLNLYAETRDDSTYHRYRQAITVPQGDHQLREVLDQPSPDLDAARQAVLQGGNHPDDVERIIWFYRNFRNVSYMQTAIDYWDIGDDYLGKLDMLAMEMRSSFAAGPVDARTVSDWKARIVTINEGVTPAAKAFSDALGEGSRMLLRVLLITNLLTAMFLIAIAWRRSSKLLAQRQAFASALQEEKERAQITLQAIGDAVITADVEGSIGYMNPAAEQLTHWQAGHAQGLPLSALFSLVDEQAEEDGRSLVEQVLSGSLKGGAEHARLIQRLDGSTVSVNLVGSPIVNDGQVSGIVLVLHDMTQERQYIANLSWQATHDALTGLANRREFEYRLEQALNDLARQAGRHSLMFLDLDQFKLVNDTCGHAAGDELLRHICAVLQSGLREGDTLARLGGDEFGVLLENCPPDQAERIAEQLRQLVQSLHFVWKGRPFVTTVSVGLVHMAQSPGTLETSLRAADMACYMAKEKGRNRVQVYHADDSELSMRFGEMAWIQRLHVALEENRFCLYAQEIAPLKTFEGPGHIEILLRLHDESGRTILPSSFIPAAERYGLMTALDRWVVRNVFLVIRQCLDEGREGPLSICAINLSGSSIGDDKFLEYLQRLFVEYAIPPRMICFEITETSAIANLGSAIRFINELKGLGCRFSLDDFCAGMSSFAYLKHLPVDYLKIDGSFVKDMLDDPVNRAMVEVINHIGHVMGKRTIAEFVETPLIEQALQEIGVDYAQGYLIERPQVFTCDSLQRQRIAARPLLQRAPGTFR
- the gyrA gene encoding DNA gyrase subunit A — its product is MGELAKEILPVNIEDELRQSYLDYAMSVIVGRALPDARDGLKPVHRRVLYAMSELGNDWNKPYKKSARVVGDVIGKYHPHGDTAVYDTIVRMAQPFSLRYLLVDGQGNFGSVDGDNAAAMRYTEVRMAKLAHELLADLHKETVDWVPNYDGTEQIPAVMPTRIPNLLVNGSSGIAVGMATNIPPHNLGEVIDGCLALIDNPDVTIDELMQHIPGPDFPTAGLINGRQGIIEAYRTGRGRIYMRARSEIEDIDKVGGRQQIVVTELPYQLNKARLIEKIAELVKEKKIEGITELRDESDKDGMRIVIELRRGEVPEVVLNNLYQQTQLQSVFGINVVALVDGRPRLLNLKDLLEAFVRHRREVVTRRTVFELRKARERGHILEGQAVALSNIDPVIALIKASPTPSEAKEALISTAWESSAVQVMVERAGADSCRPEDLPEQYGLREGKYYLSPEQAQAILDLRLHRLTGLEHEKLLAEYQEILEQIGELIRILSSAERLMEVIREELEAIRAEYGDARRTEILDARHDLNYGDMIPEEERVVTISHGGYAKTQPLSAYQAQRRGGKGKSATGVKDEDYVEHLLVANSHATLLLFSSKGKVYWLKTYDIPEASRAARGRPLVNLLPLEEGERITAMLQIDLEALQQNADADEELEDAEDTVLEGEVVEAEEVDEEDGDTPEWVAEPTGAYIFMATASGTVKKTPLVQFARPRSNGLIALKLKEGDTLIAAAITDGAKEVMMFSDAGKVIRFAESVVREMGRNARGVRGMKLGKGQQIISMLIPESGAQILTASERGFGKRTPLSKFPRRGRGGQGVIAMGTKGRNGLLIGAIQVQEGEEIMLISDQGTLVRTRVGEVSSLGRNTQGVTLIKLATDETLVGLERIQEPSEDELDDVIETDEEGVEAEAPDNEEAAGAEEAPQE